From the genome of Streptomyces sp. NBC_01317, one region includes:
- a CDS encoding S28 family serine protease, translated as MRKTLRWLLSLSLIIGTVATAGAATAADQKSASGTAVTDTTDIKDRVLAIPGMSLIQEKPYEGYRYFVLNYTQPVDHRHPSKGTFQQRITLLHKDTSRPTVFSTGGYNVSTNPSRSEPTRIIDGNQVSMEYRFFTPSRPEPADWSKLDIWQAASDQHRIFTALKKIYTKNWLSTGASKGGMTATYFERFYPRDMDGVVAYVAPNDVVNKEDSAYDRFFEKVGTKECRDKLNAVQRQALIRREPLEKTYAEWAEANGATFTTVGSLDKAYEAVVLDFVWAFWQYSLLADCESIPPATASDQEIYDIIDAISGFSAYTDQGLATYTPYYYQAGTQLGSPDIKQPHLGKLSRYGYQPPRNFVPRDIPMKFDPRVMPDVDSWVRHHADQMLFVYGQNDPWGAEQFRVGRGARDSYVYVAPGANHGANVAALNPDQSAKATARILDWAGVAPAAVQQDAAKAKPLAPFDAKLDRQKVERQQTLRP; from the coding sequence ATGCGCAAGACGCTGAGATGGCTGTTGTCGCTGTCGCTGATCATAGGCACCGTGGCAACAGCGGGTGCGGCCACCGCCGCGGACCAGAAGTCCGCGAGTGGTACGGCCGTCACCGACACCACGGACATCAAGGACCGCGTCCTGGCGATCCCCGGGATGAGCCTGATCCAGGAGAAGCCGTACGAGGGTTACCGCTACTTCGTCCTCAACTACACCCAGCCGGTGGACCACCGGCACCCGTCCAAGGGCACCTTCCAGCAGCGCATCACGCTGCTGCACAAGGACACCAGCCGCCCCACGGTCTTCTCGACCGGCGGCTACAACGTCTCCACCAACCCGAGCCGCAGTGAGCCGACGCGCATCATCGACGGCAACCAGGTCTCGATGGAGTACCGCTTCTTCACCCCGTCGCGCCCGGAGCCGGCCGACTGGTCGAAGCTGGACATCTGGCAGGCCGCCAGCGACCAGCACCGTATTTTCACGGCGTTGAAGAAGATCTACACCAAGAACTGGCTCTCCACGGGCGCTTCGAAGGGCGGCATGACCGCCACCTACTTCGAGCGGTTCTACCCGCGTGACATGGACGGCGTGGTCGCGTACGTCGCGCCCAACGACGTGGTGAACAAGGAGGATTCGGCGTACGACCGGTTCTTCGAGAAGGTCGGCACCAAGGAGTGCCGCGACAAGCTCAACGCCGTGCAGCGCCAGGCGCTGATCCGGCGGGAGCCCCTGGAGAAGACGTACGCGGAGTGGGCCGAGGCCAACGGCGCGACCTTCACCACCGTCGGCTCGCTCGACAAGGCGTACGAAGCCGTCGTCCTGGACTTCGTCTGGGCCTTCTGGCAGTACAGCCTGCTCGCGGACTGCGAGAGCATCCCGCCGGCCACCGCCTCCGACCAGGAGATCTACGACATCATCGACGCGATCTCCGGCTTCTCCGCCTACACGGACCAGGGCCTCGCGACGTACACGCCGTACTACTACCAGGCCGGTACGCAGCTGGGCTCGCCGGACATCAAGCAGCCGCACCTGGGCAAGCTGAGCCGCTACGGCTACCAGCCGCCGCGCAACTTCGTGCCGCGCGACATCCCCATGAAGTTCGACCCCCGGGTGATGCCGGACGTCGACAGCTGGGTGCGGCACCACGCGGACCAGATGCTCTTTGTGTACGGGCAGAACGACCCGTGGGGCGCGGAGCAGTTCCGCGTCGGGCGCGGCGCGCGTGACAGTTACGTGTACGTCGCCCCGGGCGCCAACCACGGCGCCAACGTGGCGGCCCTGAACCCCGACCAGTCGGCGAAGGCCACGGCCCGGATCCTCGACTGGGCGGGCGTCGCGCCGGCGGCCGTACAGCAGGACGCGGCGAAGGCGAAGCCGCTCGCGCCGTTCGACGCGAAGCTGGACCGCCAGAAGGTGGAGCGTCAGCAGACGCTGAGGCCGTAA
- a CDS encoding LysR family transcriptional regulator, translating to MLDLGRLRALHAVSVHGSVGAAASALGYTPSAVSQQITKLERETRTTLLERRGRGVVLTDEARHLAATAEQLFAIVERAETTLEERRGQPTGQLVVAAFASSARGLLPPVLAELALLHPTLDIRLREIDPHLSSDLVARGVIDLAVTHDWDIARLPTPEGVEQAVIGDDLCDLLVPDGHALAARAVVRRADLRGLRWICQPPGTVCHDWLVRTLRAAGCEPDLAHQAEENHTQIALVAAGLGVAMVPRLGRGPLPPGVRALTLEPVPSRRLYALWRAGAARRPAVTATVAALRRRWPEVAAVAS from the coding sequence ATGCTCGATCTCGGTCGGCTTCGTGCTCTGCACGCCGTTTCCGTCCATGGGTCCGTCGGGGCCGCCGCCTCCGCCCTCGGGTATACCCCCTCCGCCGTTTCCCAGCAGATCACCAAGTTGGAGCGGGAGACTCGTACAACTCTGCTGGAGCGGCGGGGGCGTGGAGTGGTGCTCACCGACGAGGCTCGGCATCTCGCTGCCACCGCCGAGCAGTTGTTCGCCATCGTCGAGCGGGCCGAGACCACGTTGGAGGAGCGTCGGGGGCAGCCCACCGGGCAGCTCGTCGTGGCGGCGTTCGCCTCCTCCGCGCGTGGGTTGCTTCCCCCTGTGCTGGCCGAACTCGCCCTGCTCCACCCCACCTTGGACATTCGGCTGCGCGAGATCGACCCTCACCTGTCCTCCGACCTCGTGGCCCGGGGTGTGATCGACCTCGCCGTCACCCACGACTGGGACATCGCCCGGCTCCCCACCCCCGAGGGGGTGGAACAGGCCGTCATCGGTGACGATCTGTGCGATCTGCTCGTGCCGGACGGGCATGCCCTCGCCGCGCGTGCCGTCGTGCGGCGGGCGGATCTGCGGGGGCTGCGGTGGATCTGCCAGCCGCCCGGCACCGTCTGCCACGACTGGCTCGTGCGTACGCTGCGTGCCGCCGGATGTGAGCCCGATCTGGCTCATCAGGCCGAGGAGAACCACACCCAGATCGCCCTGGTCGCGGCCGGGTTGGGCGTCGCGATGGTTCCCCGGCTGGGGCGGGGGCCGCTGCCCCCGGGCGTACGGGCCCTGACGCTCGAACCTGTGCCCTCGCGACGGTTGTACGCGCTGTGGCGTGCCGGTGCCGCGCGGCGGCCGGCCGTCACCGCCACCGTGGCGGCGCTGCGGCGGCGTTGGCCCGAGGTTGCCGCCGTAGCCAGTTGA
- a CDS encoding sugar phosphate isomerase/epimerase family protein encodes MKFAFSTLGVPGLPIPEVVGLATATGYQGVELRAHPEEPVHPGIGAAERAAVVDDFKRAGVEILTVAGYVRVADTTADEDAVRQELNDLLWLARDLGAANVRVFPGGGDQDPAEADAAAARRLGAAGEVAADFGVRILLETHDSHRTGVDAARVLGTVGHPQVGVLWDVMHTWLGGEDPITTHAVLAPHLGYVQVKDIASAEDMTPLALGAGVLPLAECMALLAQDGGDGGDGGDSWVCWEYEKRWYPKAAELQGLLEAGRGYLEGLVGGR; translated from the coding sequence GTGAAGTTCGCCTTCTCCACCCTCGGAGTACCGGGCCTGCCCATCCCTGAGGTCGTCGGCCTCGCCACCGCCACCGGCTACCAGGGCGTGGAACTCCGCGCCCACCCGGAGGAACCGGTCCACCCCGGCATCGGAGCGGCCGAGCGGGCCGCGGTGGTGGACGACTTCAAGCGGGCCGGCGTCGAGATCCTGACGGTCGCCGGGTACGTACGGGTCGCCGACACGACCGCCGACGAGGACGCCGTACGGCAGGAACTGAACGACCTCCTCTGGCTGGCCCGGGACCTGGGCGCCGCGAACGTCCGCGTCTTCCCGGGCGGCGGGGACCAGGACCCGGCGGAGGCCGACGCGGCGGCGGCGAGGCGGCTGGGCGCGGCGGGGGAAGTGGCCGCCGACTTCGGCGTACGGATCCTGCTGGAGACCCACGACTCGCACCGCACGGGGGTGGACGCGGCGCGGGTGCTGGGGACGGTGGGGCACCCGCAGGTGGGCGTGTTGTGGGACGTGATGCACACGTGGCTGGGCGGGGAGGACCCGATCACCACGCACGCGGTACTGGCGCCGCACCTGGGCTACGTACAGGTCAAGGACATCGCCTCGGCGGAGGACATGACTCCGCTGGCACTGGGGGCGGGGGTGCTGCCGCTGGCGGAGTGTATGGCGCTGCTGGCGCAGGACGGTGGGGACGGTGGGGACGGTGGGGACAGTTGGGTGTGCTGGGAGTACGAGAAGCGCTGGTATCCCAAGGCGGCGGAGTTGCAGGGGCTGTTGGAGGCGGGGCGGGGGTATTTGGAGGGGTTGGTGGGTGGGCGTTGA
- a CDS encoding LacI family DNA-binding transcriptional regulator → MTVTLADVAARARVSPATVSRVLNGNYPVAATTRERVLRAVDELDYVLNGPASSLAAATSDLVGILVNDIADPFFGIMAGAAQTEIGGQEGTGRAGGEKLAVVCNTGGSPERELTYLTLLQRQRAAAVVLTGGALEDPDHIAAMASKLAKLADAGTRVVLCGRPPLPDGEAIVAALAFDNRGGGRRLTEHLLALGHRKIGYVAGPAERTTTRHRLEGHRAALGAGGFGGVDGVGLGDQELLTVHGPYTRRSGYEATLELLRRAPDLTAVIGANDTVALGACAAVRDQGLRIPQDISVAGFDDLPFSVDAMPALTTVRLPLYEAGARAGRLAMGTEAPPPGGIATIGAELMVRGSTGAARVVG, encoded by the coding sequence ATGACGGTCACCCTGGCGGATGTGGCGGCCCGCGCGCGGGTGTCGCCCGCCACCGTGTCCCGTGTGCTGAACGGCAACTATCCGGTCGCCGCGACCACCCGGGAGCGGGTGCTGCGGGCGGTGGACGAGCTGGACTACGTACTGAACGGGCCCGCCAGCTCGCTCGCCGCCGCCACGTCCGACCTGGTCGGCATCCTCGTCAACGACATCGCCGACCCCTTCTTCGGGATCATGGCCGGGGCGGCGCAGACGGAGATCGGCGGCCAGGAGGGCACGGGGCGGGCGGGCGGCGAGAAGCTCGCCGTCGTCTGCAACACGGGGGGCTCGCCGGAGCGCGAACTGACCTATCTGACTCTCCTCCAGCGCCAGCGGGCGGCGGCCGTGGTCCTGACGGGCGGGGCCCTCGAAGATCCGGACCATATCGCCGCGATGGCCTCGAAACTGGCGAAACTCGCCGACGCGGGGACGCGGGTGGTGCTGTGCGGACGGCCGCCGCTGCCGGACGGCGAGGCGATAGTGGCGGCGCTGGCGTTCGACAACCGCGGGGGCGGGCGGCGGCTGACGGAACACCTGCTGGCGTTGGGGCACCGGAAGATCGGCTATGTGGCGGGGCCGGCGGAGCGTACGACTACGCGGCATCGGCTGGAGGGGCATCGGGCGGCGTTGGGGGCGGGTGGGTTCGGCGGGGTTGATGGGGTTGGGCTCGGTGATCAGGAGCTGCTGACCGTGCACGGGCCGTACACCCGGCGGTCGGGGTACGAGGCGACGCTTGAGCTGCTGCGCCGGGCGCCGGATCTGACCGCCGTGATCGGGGCGAACGACACGGTCGCGCTGGGGGCGTGCGCGGCCGTCCGCGACCAGGGGTTGCGCATCCCGCAGGACATCTCGGTGGCGGGCTTCGACGACCTGCCGTTCTCGGTGGACGCGATGCCCGCGCTGACGACGGTACGGCTGCCGCTGTACGAGGCGGGGGCGCGGGCGGGGCGGCTGGCGATGGGGACGGAGGCGCCGCCGCCGGGCGGGATCGCGACGATCGGGGCGGAGCTGATGGTGCGGGGGTCCACGGGGGCGGCTCGGGTCGTGGGGTGA
- a CDS encoding Gfo/Idh/MocA family protein — translation MTRRTVRIAMNGVTGRMGYRQHLLRSVLAIREEGGLDLGGGEVLWPEPVLVGRREHALKEIAERHGLTEWSTDLDAVLADDTISLYFDAQVTSARVESIKKAIAAGKHIYTEKPTAADLAGALDLARLARSAGIKHGVVQDKIFLPGLLKLKRLIDGGFFGQILSVRGEFGYWVFEGDWQDPQRPSWNYRAEDGGGITVDMFPHWEYVLHELFGRVTTVQAHITTHIPERWDERGKPYAATADDAAYGIFQLEGGVVAQINSAWSVRVNRDELVEFQVDGTHGSAVAGLRRCRVQHRSATPKPVWNPDLPVTESFRDQWQEVPDNGEFGNGFKAQWELFLRHLALDEPYRWDLLAGARGVQLAELGLRSSAEGRRFDVPELTL, via the coding sequence GTGACACGCAGGACAGTGCGGATCGCCATGAACGGCGTCACGGGGCGGATGGGGTACCGGCAGCATCTGCTGCGCTCCGTCCTCGCGATCCGCGAAGAGGGCGGACTGGACCTCGGCGGCGGCGAGGTGCTCTGGCCGGAGCCGGTCCTCGTCGGGCGCCGCGAACACGCCCTGAAAGAGATCGCCGAGCGCCACGGCCTCACGGAATGGTCGACGGACCTGGACGCCGTCCTGGCGGACGACACGATCTCCCTCTATTTCGACGCGCAGGTCACCTCGGCCCGCGTCGAGTCGATCAAAAAAGCCATCGCCGCCGGCAAACACATCTACACGGAGAAGCCGACCGCCGCCGACCTCGCCGGTGCCCTCGACCTCGCCAGGCTCGCCCGGAGCGCCGGCATCAAGCACGGCGTCGTCCAGGACAAGATCTTCCTACCGGGCCTGCTCAAGCTCAAGCGCCTCATCGACGGCGGCTTCTTCGGACAAATCCTCTCCGTACGGGGGGAGTTCGGCTACTGGGTCTTCGAGGGCGACTGGCAGGACCCCCAGCGCCCTTCCTGGAACTACCGCGCCGAGGACGGTGGTGGCATCACCGTCGACATGTTCCCCCACTGGGAGTACGTCCTCCACGAACTCTTCGGCCGCGTCACCACCGTCCAGGCCCACATCACCACGCACATTCCCGAGCGCTGGGACGAGCGGGGCAAGCCGTACGCCGCCACCGCCGACGACGCCGCGTACGGCATCTTCCAGCTGGAGGGCGGCGTGGTCGCGCAGATCAACTCCGCCTGGTCGGTACGGGTCAACCGCGACGAACTCGTGGAGTTCCAGGTCGACGGTACGCACGGCTCGGCGGTCGCCGGTCTGCGCCGCTGCCGCGTGCAGCACCGCAGCGCCACCCCCAAGCCGGTGTGGAACCCGGACCTCCCCGTCACCGAGTCCTTCCGCGACCAGTGGCAAGAGGTGCCGGACAACGGGGAGTTCGGCAACGGCTTCAAGGCGCAGTGGGAACTGTTCCTGCGCCACCTCGCGCTCGACGAGCCGTACCGCTGGGACCTCCTCGCGGGCGCGCGCGGGGTCCAACTCGCCGAGCTGGGACTGCGGTCCTCGGCGGAGGGGCGCCGCTTCGACGTACCGGAGCTGACGCTGTGA
- a CDS encoding dihydrodipicolinate synthase family protein → MTLRLPSAGRELRTYTPRTEPAHFVVSSPRPAPLTSRTVFSAAHVVADPYADTSPDAPAAVDWDATLAFRRHLWSYGLGVAEAMDTAQRGMGLDWAGAEELIRRSAAEAKAVGGRIACGVGTDQLPSGVRTLDEVRAAYEEQLALVEETGSQAILMASRALAAAATSPDDYLDLYGHLLRQAAEPVVLHWLGPMFDPALDGYWGSEDLDTATETFLQVIAAHPDKVDGIKVSLLDARRETELRRRLPRGVRCYTGDDFNYPELIAGDEQGFSHALLGIFDPLGPVAAEAVRVLDTGDVKGFRELLDPTVELSRHLFRRPTRFYKTGVVFLAWLAGHQDHFTMVGGLQSARSLPHLARAYELADGLGLFPDPAVAEARMRSLLDVYGVSR, encoded by the coding sequence GTGACCCTCCGACTGCCGTCCGCCGGAAGGGAGTTGCGTACGTACACACCCCGCACGGAACCCGCGCACTTCGTCGTCTCCTCACCCCGCCCCGCCCCCCTCACCTCCCGTACGGTCTTCTCGGCGGCGCACGTCGTCGCCGACCCCTACGCCGACACCAGCCCCGACGCGCCCGCCGCCGTCGACTGGGACGCCACGCTCGCCTTCCGCCGCCACCTCTGGTCGTACGGGCTCGGGGTCGCGGAGGCCATGGACACCGCGCAGCGCGGCATGGGACTCGACTGGGCGGGCGCCGAGGAGCTGATCCGGCGCTCCGCCGCCGAGGCGAAGGCGGTCGGCGGCCGTATCGCCTGCGGTGTGGGCACCGACCAACTGCCGTCGGGCGTAAGGACCTTGGATGAGGTGAGGGCCGCGTACGAGGAGCAGCTCGCGCTCGTCGAGGAGACCGGCTCGCAGGCCATCCTCATGGCCTCACGCGCGCTCGCGGCGGCGGCGACGAGCCCCGACGACTACCTCGACCTCTACGGGCACCTCCTGCGCCAGGCGGCGGAGCCCGTCGTACTGCACTGGCTCGGACCGATGTTCGACCCCGCGCTCGACGGGTACTGGGGCAGCGAGGATCTCGACACCGCCACCGAGACGTTCCTCCAGGTCATCGCCGCCCATCCCGACAAGGTCGACGGCATCAAGGTCTCGCTGCTGGACGCCCGGCGGGAGACCGAGCTGCGCCGCCGGCTGCCCCGGGGCGTGCGCTGCTACACGGGCGACGACTTCAACTACCCCGAGCTGATCGCGGGCGACGAACAGGGCTTCAGCCACGCCCTGTTGGGGATCTTCGACCCGCTGGGACCGGTGGCGGCGGAGGCGGTACGGGTCCTGGACACCGGTGACGTGAAGGGCTTCCGCGAACTGCTCGATCCCACCGTGGAATTGTCCCGCCACCTCTTCCGACGACCCACCCGCTTCTACAAGACGGGTGTGGTGTTCCTGGCGTGGCTGGCGGGCCACCAGGACCACTTCACGATGGTCGGCGGACTCCAGTCGGCACGTTCGCTGCCGCATCTGGCGCGGGCGTACGAACTGGCGGACGGGCTGGGCCTGTTCCCGGACCCGGCGGTGGCGGAGGCACGGATGAGGTCATTGTTGGACGTATACGGAGTGAGCCGATGA
- a CDS encoding sugar phosphate isomerase/epimerase family protein encodes MTTDPSTATATANAPDLTRFSINQMTVKQLSLPELIEACGRLGIPGIGLWRAPVQEYGVEAAAKLVRDAGLTVTTLCRGGFLTASDPAGRTEALADNRAAIDEAVALGTDTLVLVSGGLPPGSRDLAGARERIAEALAELAPYAGERGVRLAIEPLHPMFASDRCVVSTLDQALELAERFPAEQVGVVVDTYHVWWDDRAPAAVARAADRVFSFQLADWTTPLPAGVLNGRGQLGDGSVDLRAWRARVDAAGYEGPIEVELFNDELWKRDGVELLTEVVERYVTHSLPQ; translated from the coding sequence ATGACGACAGATCCGAGCACCGCCACCGCCACCGCCAACGCCCCCGACCTCACCCGATTCAGCATCAACCAGATGACGGTCAAACAGCTCTCCCTCCCGGAACTGATTGAGGCCTGCGGACGGCTCGGAATCCCCGGTATCGGCTTGTGGCGTGCGCCTGTTCAGGAGTACGGAGTCGAGGCCGCCGCCAAGCTCGTACGGGACGCCGGGCTCACCGTCACCACACTCTGCCGGGGCGGTTTCCTGACCGCGAGCGACCCGGCCGGACGTACCGAGGCCCTGGCCGACAACCGGGCGGCGATCGACGAGGCGGTGGCGCTCGGCACGGACACGCTGGTCCTCGTCTCCGGCGGACTGCCGCCCGGCAGCCGGGACTTGGCCGGAGCCCGGGAGCGGATCGCCGAGGCGCTGGCCGAGTTGGCACCGTACGCCGGCGAACGGGGTGTCCGGCTCGCGATCGAGCCGCTGCACCCGATGTTCGCGTCGGACCGGTGTGTGGTCTCCACCCTCGACCAGGCCCTCGAACTGGCCGAACGCTTCCCGGCGGAACAGGTCGGTGTGGTCGTGGACACGTACCACGTCTGGTGGGACGACCGGGCGCCCGCGGCCGTCGCCCGGGCCGCCGACCGCGTGTTCTCCTTCCAACTGGCCGACTGGACCACCCCACTTCCCGCCGGAGTCCTGAACGGCCGCGGCCAGCTCGGCGACGGATCGGTCGACCTGCGGGCCTGGCGCGCACGGGTGGACGCCGCGGGTTACGAAGGGCCGATCGAGGTGGAGCTGTTCAACGACGAGCTGTGGAAGAGGGACGGCGTGGAGCTGCTGACGGAGGTCGTGGAGCGGTATGTCACGCACTCCCTCCCTCAGTGA
- the recD2 gene encoding SF1B family DNA helicase RecD2, translating to MPNQSTRPTSTPTATPAPASAFAVLEAVLERITYANEENGYTVARVDTGRGGDLLTVVGALLGAQPGESLRMEGRWASHPQYGKQFTVENYTTILPATIQGIRRYLGSGLIKGIGPRIADRIVEHFGLDTLDIIEEAPKRLVEVPGLGPKRTKMIAAAWEEQKAIKEVMIFLQGVGVSTSIAVRIYKKYGDASISVVKNEPYRLAADVWGIGFLTADRIAQAVGIPHDSPERVKAGLQYALSQSTDQGHCFLPEERLIVDAVKLLQVDTGLVIECLAELTTEDEGAVRERVPGPDGGEPVNGIYLVPFHRAELSLSAQVLRLLRTGEDRMPAFRDVAWDKALAWLADRTGAELAPEQRQAVRLALTEKVAVLTGGPGCGKSFTVRSIVELARAKKAKVVLAAPTGRAAKRLAELTGAEASTVHRLLELKPGGDAAYDRERPLDADLVVVDEASMLDLLLANKLVKAVAPGAHLLLVGDVDQLPSVGAGEVLRDLLAEGGPVPQVRLTRIFRQAQQSGVVTNAHRINSGVHPITQGLSDFFLFVEDETEDAGRVTVEVAARRIPAKFGLDPRRDVQVLAPMHRGPAGAGALNSLLQQAITPGRPDLPEKRLGGRVFRVGDKVTQIRNNYEKGENGVFNGTVGVVTSLNLEDQRLTVLTDEDEEVPYDFDELDELAHAYAMTIHRSQGSEYPAVVIPVTTGAWMMLQRNLLYTAVTRAKKLVVLVGSRKAIGQAVRTVSAGRRFTALDHRLSGVQLSDSRPVAGT from the coding sequence ATGCCCAACCAGTCCACTCGTCCGACCTCCACGCCAACCGCGACCCCCGCCCCGGCCTCCGCCTTCGCCGTGCTCGAAGCCGTCCTTGAGCGCATCACGTACGCGAACGAGGAGAACGGCTACACGGTCGCCCGGGTCGACACCGGCCGGGGCGGCGATCTGCTCACCGTTGTCGGCGCGCTGCTCGGGGCGCAGCCCGGCGAGTCGCTGCGGATGGAGGGGCGTTGGGCCTCGCACCCGCAGTACGGCAAGCAGTTCACGGTGGAGAACTACACCACCATCCTGCCCGCCACCATCCAGGGCATCCGCCGTTACCTCGGCTCCGGCCTGATCAAGGGCATCGGGCCGCGCATCGCGGACCGGATCGTGGAGCACTTCGGGCTGGACACCCTGGACATCATCGAGGAGGCGCCGAAGAGGCTCGTGGAGGTCCCCGGGCTGGGGCCCAAGCGGACGAAGATGATCGCCGCCGCCTGGGAGGAGCAGAAGGCCATCAAGGAGGTCATGATCTTCCTCCAGGGGGTCGGCGTCTCCACCTCCATCGCGGTGCGGATCTACAAGAAGTACGGGGACGCCTCGATCTCGGTGGTCAAGAACGAGCCGTACCGCCTCGCGGCCGACGTCTGGGGCATCGGCTTCCTCACCGCGGACCGGATCGCGCAGGCGGTCGGCATCCCGCACGACAGCCCGGAGCGGGTCAAGGCCGGCCTCCAGTACGCGCTGTCGCAGTCCACCGACCAGGGCCACTGCTTCCTGCCCGAGGAGCGGCTCATCGTGGACGCCGTGAAGCTGCTCCAGGTCGACACGGGCCTGGTCATCGAGTGCCTGGCCGAGCTGACCACGGAGGACGAGGGGGCGGTGCGCGAGCGCGTGCCGGGGCCGGACGGCGGGGAGCCGGTCAACGGGATCTACCTGGTCCCGTTCCACCGCGCGGAGCTGTCCCTCTCCGCCCAGGTGCTCCGGCTGCTGCGGACCGGTGAGGACCGGATGCCGGCCTTCCGGGACGTCGCGTGGGACAAGGCGCTGGCGTGGCTCGCGGACCGTACGGGCGCGGAGCTGGCGCCCGAGCAGCGGCAGGCGGTCCGGCTGGCGCTGACCGAGAAGGTCGCCGTCCTGACGGGCGGCCCCGGCTGCGGGAAGTCCTTCACGGTCCGCTCGATCGTGGAGCTGGCGCGCGCGAAGAAGGCCAAGGTGGTGCTGGCCGCCCCCACCGGGCGCGCGGCCAAGCGGCTGGCCGAGCTGACGGGCGCCGAGGCGTCAACGGTGCACCGGCTGCTGGAGCTGAAACCGGGCGGGGACGCGGCGTACGACAGGGAAAGACCCCTGGACGCGGACCTGGTGGTGGTGGACGAGGCCTCCATGCTCGACCTGCTGCTGGCCAACAAGCTGGTGAAGGCGGTGGCGCCGGGCGCGCACCTCCTGCTGGTGGGGGATGTCGACCAGCTGCCGTCGGTCGGGGCGGGGGAGGTGCTGCGGGATCTGCTGGCGGAGGGCGGGCCCGTGCCCCAGGTCCGGCTCACCCGGATCTTCCGCCAGGCCCAGCAGTCGGGCGTGGTCACCAACGCCCATCGCATCAACTCGGGGGTGCACCCGATCACCCAGGGCCTCTCCGACTTCTTCCTCTTCGTGGAGGACGAGACGGAGGACGCGGGCCGCGTCACGGTGGAGGTGGCGGCCCGCCGTATCCCCGCGAAGTTCGGGCTGGACCCCCGGCGTGACGTCCAGGTGCTGGCACCGATGCACCGGGGGCCGGCCGGCGCGGGGGCGCTGAACAGCTTGCTCCAGCAGGCCATCACGCCCGGCCGCCCCGACCTGCCCGAGAAGCGGCTCGGCGGCCGCGTGTTCCGGGTGGGGGACAAGGTCACCCAGATCCGCAACAACTACGAGAAGGGCGAGAACGGGGTCTTCAACGGCACGGTCGGGGTGGTCACCTCGCTGAATCTGGAGGACCAGCGGCTGACGGTGCTGACGGACGAGGACGAAGAGGTGCCGTACGACTTCGACGAGCTGGACGAGCTGGCGCACGCGTACGCGATGACGATCCACCGTTCCCAGGGCAGCGAGTACCCGGCCGTGGTCATCCCGGTCACGACAGGGGCCTGGATGATGCTCCAGCGGAATCTGCTCTACACCGCCGTCACCCGCGCCAAGAAACTGGTGGTGCTGGTCGGCTCGCGCAAGGCCATAGGGCAGGCGGTACGGACGGTCTCGGCGGGCAGACGCTTCACCGCCCTCGACCACCGGCTGTCCGGCGTCCAGCTCTCCGACAGCCGGCCCGTCGCAGGTACCTGA